One genomic window of Xanthobacter dioxanivorans includes the following:
- a CDS encoding GlxA family transcriptional regulator: MRHSRAVQPKLKVGFVLLHNFTLTAFSTFVDVLRLAGDEGDRSRPIACDWRVMSANRMPVRSSCGIEVRPTSGLVDPSGFDYVVVVGGLLHDVPPLPPETAAYLHRAAAAGVPLVGVCTASFVLCRLGLMEHRKCCVSWYHYRDFLEEFPNLVPVADLLFVIDGGRITCSGGAGVADLAARLVARHLGEAQAQKALHILLVDRPRDEASPQPAPQPDAQAGQDRRVQRALLMMEQNLADPLTIPQIASRLGLGARQFERLFHEQLGRSPYQAYLDLRLTHGQWMLKNTANTTAQIAADLGFVDSSHFSRAIKARLGVTPAAFRKACRAGVSEAVRPQENADRRVYG; this comes from the coding sequence ATGAGACATTCGCGCGCGGTACAGCCCAAGCTGAAGGTCGGCTTTGTGCTGTTGCACAATTTCACCCTTACTGCATTTTCCACTTTCGTGGATGTGCTGCGCCTCGCCGGCGACGAGGGCGACCGCTCGCGCCCCATCGCCTGTGACTGGCGGGTGATGAGCGCGAACAGGATGCCGGTGCGCTCCTCCTGCGGGATCGAGGTGCGGCCCACCTCGGGCCTGGTCGACCCCTCGGGCTTCGACTATGTGGTGGTGGTGGGCGGATTGCTGCACGACGTGCCGCCGCTGCCCCCGGAGACCGCCGCCTACCTGCACCGGGCGGCGGCGGCGGGCGTGCCGCTGGTGGGGGTGTGCACGGCGAGCTTCGTGCTCTGCCGGCTCGGCCTCATGGAGCACCGCAAGTGCTGCGTGAGCTGGTATCACTACCGCGATTTCCTGGAAGAGTTCCCGAACCTTGTCCCGGTGGCGGACCTGCTGTTCGTGATCGATGGCGGGCGGATCACGTGCTCCGGCGGGGCCGGCGTCGCCGACCTCGCCGCGCGCCTGGTGGCCCGGCATCTGGGCGAGGCACAGGCGCAGAAGGCGCTCCATATTCTCCTGGTGGACCGGCCCCGCGACGAGGCGAGCCCGCAGCCGGCGCCGCAACCCGATGCCCAAGCCGGCCAGGACCGGCGGGTCCAGCGGGCGCTGCTGATGATGGAGCAGAACCTGGCGGATCCGCTGACGATCCCGCAGATCGCGTCGAGGCTCGGCCTCGGGGCGCGCCAGTTCGAGCGCCTGTTCCACGAGCAGCTCGGGCGGAGCCCGTATCAGGCCTATCTCGACCTGCGGCTGACGCACGGCCAATGGATGCTCAAGAATACTGCAAATACCACCGCGCAAATCGCGGCGGACCTCGGCTTTGTGGATTCCTCGCATTTCAGCCGCGCCATCAAGGCCCGGCTCGGCGTGACGCCGGCCGCTTTCCGCAAGGCATGCCGGGCCGGCGTTTCCGAGGCCGTCCGCCCGCAGGAAAATGCGGATCGACGCGTCTACGGGTGA
- a CDS encoding GntR family transcriptional regulator → MTKPRVPRPTRDKADAVTKAPASPAGYDFWRRFAPKDPGHAPKYLQLRDAVLAGIREGFWSLGDRLPAEKDLALATGLSLGTVQKAYRELVQDGAVDRRQGRAGSFVNREPRQVDTVWHFLFSDERRENFFPVFPQVDRIHRHASRGSWSMHLQWVEDEVVEIDRIVDIGHEFLVYSQFIIDARVYDQARKDKRTALEGINLRRELNLNVQRMTYDIRIEQLPRDICSKIGVPAKTTGMVVEIFSSASPANYGSFQRIFIPRTQFFMRIDSLAPRPG, encoded by the coding sequence ATGACAAAGCCTCGGGTTCCGCGCCCGACACGCGATAAGGCAGATGCCGTCACCAAGGCCCCGGCGTCCCCGGCGGGATACGACTTCTGGCGCCGCTTCGCGCCGAAGGACCCCGGCCATGCCCCGAAGTACCTTCAGCTCCGCGACGCCGTGCTCGCCGGGATCCGCGAGGGATTCTGGAGCCTTGGCGATCGCCTGCCGGCGGAGAAGGACCTGGCCTTGGCCACGGGCCTCAGCCTCGGCACGGTGCAGAAGGCGTATCGCGAGCTGGTGCAGGACGGGGCGGTGGATCGCCGCCAGGGGCGGGCGGGAAGCTTCGTCAATCGCGAGCCGCGCCAGGTGGACACGGTCTGGCATTTCCTGTTCAGCGACGAACGGCGCGAGAACTTCTTCCCGGTCTTCCCCCAGGTCGACCGCATCCACCGGCACGCCAGCCGGGGCTCGTGGAGCATGCATCTGCAGTGGGTGGAAGACGAAGTGGTGGAGATCGACCGCATCGTCGATATCGGCCACGAATTCCTCGTCTACAGCCAGTTCATCATCGATGCCCGCGTCTACGACCAGGCGCGCAAGGACAAGCGCACAGCCCTCGAAGGCATCAACCTGAGGCGTGAGCTCAACCTCAATGTCCAGCGCATGACCTACGATATCCGGATCGAGCAGCTGCCGCGCGACATCTGCTCCAAGATCGGCGTGCCGGCGAAGACGACCGGCATGGTCGTGGAGATCTTCAGCTCGGCGAGCCCGGCCAATTACGGCTCGTTCCAGCGCATTTTCATCCCGCGCACGCAGTTCTTCATGCGCATCGACAGCCTGGCGCCCCGCCCCGGATGA
- a CDS encoding ABC transporter substrate-binding protein — MKRLAKLAASALVLAAALGPHLARAAEVRVVSGLGLCYLPMIVAAENKLIEKHAAALGMPDVKVTYTQLTSGPAITDALISGNADIAMAGTSVMLNLWDKTVKFAPVKGMMAICDSPIYFNTIDPDIRSIKDFKPTDRIAMAAGKGTQHALILEMATAQAYGFDQRNRFDTLAITMSHPDGVAALLSGGAGAKTHVTTVPFIQMELANPNVRTILSSYDVTGGPNTLITAYANEKWRAENPKLYAATYAALTEAMTRIAADRTAAAQAFKRFDNSRLSVAEIVAILNDPNMMTFSPTPHKVMVFAQYMNKTGLLKTLPGSWKDVFFSNVHDLPGD; from the coding sequence ATGAAACGACTTGCGAAGCTGGCCGCGTCGGCCCTCGTCCTTGCCGCCGCCCTCGGCCCGCACCTCGCCCGGGCGGCGGAGGTGCGGGTCGTCAGCGGGCTCGGCCTGTGCTACCTGCCGATGATCGTCGCCGCGGAAAACAAGCTGATCGAGAAGCACGCGGCGGCCCTCGGGATGCCCGACGTCAAGGTCACCTACACGCAGCTGACCAGCGGCCCCGCCATCACCGATGCGCTGATCTCCGGCAATGCCGACATCGCCATGGCCGGCACCTCGGTGATGCTGAATTTGTGGGACAAGACGGTGAAGTTCGCCCCCGTCAAGGGGATGATGGCGATCTGCGATTCCCCGATCTACTTCAACACCATCGATCCCGACATCAGGTCCATCAAGGACTTCAAGCCCACCGACCGGATCGCCATGGCGGCGGGCAAGGGCACGCAGCATGCGCTGATCCTGGAGATGGCGACCGCCCAGGCCTACGGCTTCGACCAGCGCAACAGGTTCGACACGCTGGCCATCACCATGTCCCATCCCGACGGCGTCGCCGCGCTGCTCTCGGGCGGGGCCGGCGCCAAGACGCACGTGACCACGGTGCCCTTCATCCAGATGGAGCTCGCCAACCCGAACGTGCGCACCATCCTGAGCTCCTATGACGTCACCGGCGGCCCCAACACCCTGATCACCGCCTATGCCAACGAGAAATGGCGGGCCGAGAACCCCAAGCTCTATGCCGCCACCTATGCCGCGCTGACCGAGGCGATGACCCGCATCGCCGCCGACAGGACGGCGGCGGCGCAGGCGTTCAAGAGGTTCGACAATTCCAGGCTCTCCGTCGCGGAAATTGTCGCGATACTCAATGACCCGAACATGATGACCTTCTCCCCCACCCCTCACAAGGTGATGGTCTTCGCGCAATACATGAACAAGACCGGCCTGCTGAAGACGCTGCCGGGCTCCTGGAAGGACGTCTTCTTCAGCAACGTGCACGATTTGCCCGGCGACTGA
- a CDS encoding MBL fold metallo-hydrolase — translation MRIRLLGTGTPTPSLRRMSSGYVIETGDDVIVMDHGFGAHHRLLELGIPATRVTHLFFSHLHYDHCGDYGRLLLTRWDQGADRIPELKVFGPAPIAEITQRLFGLDGVYNADLVARTSHGSSLDLFKARGGTLPRPRPAPEVTTLSPGDVIKGDGWTLETDQVNHFQPFLVTLGFRLTTPEGVFVYSGDSGPAESMHVLARDCDVLVHMCHYLSGTNYSPDFSHSCMGHMELAELARDAKVKNLVLTHITEQFDRPGLRERVVADISRVYGGNIFFGEDLMEIPLKGPQNDRLL, via the coding sequence ATGCGTATTCGCCTCCTCGGCACAGGCACGCCCACCCCCTCCCTGCGCCGCATGTCCTCCGGCTATGTGATCGAAACCGGCGACGACGTGATCGTCATGGACCACGGCTTCGGCGCCCATCATCGCCTGCTGGAGCTGGGCATCCCCGCGACCAGGGTGACCCACCTCTTCTTCTCCCACCTGCACTATGATCACTGCGGCGACTACGGCCGGCTGCTCCTGACCCGCTGGGACCAGGGCGCCGACCGCATCCCCGAGCTGAAGGTCTTCGGGCCGGCGCCCATCGCCGAGATCACGCAGCGCCTGTTCGGGCTGGACGGCGTGTACAATGCGGATCTGGTGGCGCGCACCTCCCACGGATCGAGCCTCGACTTGTTCAAGGCCCGCGGCGGCACCCTGCCGCGGCCGCGGCCCGCCCCGGAGGTCACCACGCTGTCGCCCGGCGACGTCATCAAGGGCGATGGCTGGACGCTGGAGACGGACCAGGTGAACCACTTCCAGCCCTTCCTCGTCACCCTCGGCTTCCGCCTGACGACGCCCGAAGGCGTCTTCGTCTATTCCGGCGACAGCGGGCCGGCGGAAAGCATGCACGTGCTGGCCAGGGATTGCGACGTGCTCGTGCACATGTGCCATTACCTCTCCGGCACGAACTACAGCCCGGATTTCTCGCACAGCTGCATGGGACACATGGAGCTGGCGGAGCTGGCGCGCGACGCCAAGGTGAAGAACCTGGTTCTCACCCACATCACCGAGCAGTTCGACCGGCCCGGCCTCCGGGAGCGGGTGGTGGCCGACATATCGCGGGTCTATGGCGGAAACATCTTCTTCGGCGAGGATCTCATGGAGATCCCGCTCAAGGGACCGCAGAACGACCGCCTGCTCTGA
- a CDS encoding ABC transporter permease: MAEITPLPVARLSPPIRPEFERTTPPVSDAAEIERPLSLWEHLANMEGVRRGAIVAALMVAWQLYALWLANPLMFPTLTDTLRALWDGLVHGVLLQRIGATLQVLMTGYAIGIALAAMLTTFAVSSRLGADLLATLTAMFNPLPAIALLPLALLWFGLGVPSLVFVIVHSVLWAVALNTLTGFLGVSETQRLAGQNYGLRGVRYVALILIPAAFPSILSGLKIGWAFAWRTLIAAELVFGVSSRSGGLGWFLFEKRNQLETDQVFAGLTCVIIIGLLVEGLIFRTIEARTIRRWGMSRAG, encoded by the coding sequence ATGGCTGAAATCACCCCCTTGCCGGTCGCCCGGCTGTCTCCGCCGATCCGGCCGGAATTCGAGCGGACCACGCCCCCCGTGAGCGATGCGGCCGAGATCGAGCGTCCGCTCTCGCTCTGGGAGCACCTCGCCAACATGGAGGGCGTCCGGCGCGGGGCGATCGTCGCCGCGCTGATGGTGGCCTGGCAGCTCTACGCCCTGTGGCTCGCCAACCCGCTGATGTTCCCCACCCTGACGGACACGCTGCGCGCCTTGTGGGACGGCCTCGTCCACGGCGTCCTGCTCCAGCGCATCGGCGCCACGCTCCAGGTGCTGATGACGGGCTACGCCATCGGCATCGCCCTTGCGGCGATGCTCACCACCTTCGCCGTCTCCTCCCGGCTCGGCGCCGACCTGCTGGCAACGCTCACCGCCATGTTCAACCCGCTGCCGGCCATCGCCCTCCTGCCGCTGGCGCTCTTGTGGTTCGGCCTCGGCGTGCCCAGCCTCGTCTTCGTCATCGTGCATTCGGTGCTCTGGGCGGTGGCGCTCAATACGCTGACGGGCTTCCTCGGTGTGTCCGAGACCCAGCGGCTGGCGGGGCAGAATTACGGCCTGCGCGGGGTGCGCTACGTGGCGCTGATCCTGATCCCGGCCGCCTTCCCCTCCATCCTGTCCGGGCTGAAGATCGGCTGGGCCTTCGCCTGGCGCACGCTGATCGCGGCGGAACTGGTGTTCGGCGTGTCCTCTCGCTCGGGCGGGCTCGGCTGGTTCCTGTTCGAGAAGCGCAACCAGCTGGAAACCGATCAGGTCTTCGCCGGGCTCACCTGCGTCATCATCATCGGCCTCCTGGTGGAGGGGCTGATCTTCCGCACCATCGAGGCCCGCACCATCCGCCGCTGGGGCATGAGCCGCGCCGGCTGA
- a CDS encoding ABC transporter ATP-binding protein, producing MSARAGAKHPEEHPEDQTYSPPPARPLLEVSGVTLQYKTRDLLVTATRDVSFEVYPADRFVLLGPSGCGKSSLLKGVAGFLKPVAGFMRLNGQMITGAGPDRMMVFQDFDQLMPWKTVVENVMFPILVSRRFPRAEARERAMASITKVKLGKFADAYPHMLSGGMKQRVAIARAMAMEPAILLMDEPFAALDALTRRQMQDELLQLWDDIRFTVLFVTHSIEEAIVVGSRILVLSPHPGQVKAELNAHQYGHDHQGGSDFMALSQKINTMLFAEGHHG from the coding sequence ATGAGCGCGCGCGCAGGTGCCAAGCATCCCGAAGAGCATCCCGAAGACCAGACGTATTCACCCCCGCCGGCCAGGCCGTTGCTTGAGGTGTCGGGTGTTACGCTCCAGTACAAGACGCGTGATCTTCTGGTCACGGCCACCCGCGACGTCAGCTTCGAAGTCTATCCGGCCGACCGTTTCGTGCTGCTCGGCCCGTCCGGCTGCGGCAAATCCAGCCTGCTGAAAGGTGTCGCCGGCTTCCTGAAGCCGGTCGCCGGCTTCATGCGGCTGAACGGCCAGATGATCACCGGCGCCGGCCCCGACCGCATGATGGTGTTCCAGGATTTCGACCAGTTGATGCCCTGGAAGACCGTGGTGGAGAACGTCATGTTCCCCATCCTGGTGAGCCGGCGCTTTCCGCGCGCCGAGGCCCGCGAGCGGGCCATGGCCAGCATCACGAAGGTCAAGCTCGGCAAGTTCGCCGATGCCTATCCGCACATGCTCTCCGGCGGCATGAAGCAGCGCGTGGCCATCGCCCGCGCCATGGCCATGGAGCCCGCCATCCTGCTGATGGACGAGCCCTTCGCCGCCCTCGACGCCCTGACGCGCCGCCAGATGCAGGACGAGCTGCTGCAGCTGTGGGACGACATCCGCTTCACCGTCCTCTTCGTCACCCACTCCATCGAGGAGGCGATTGTGGTCGGCTCGCGCATCCTCGTGCTCTCGCCCCATCCCGGCCAGGTGAAGGCGGAGCTGAACGCCCACCAATACGGGCACGACCACCAGGGCGGGAGCGATTTCATGGCGCTGTCCCAGAAGATCAACACCATGCTTTTCGCCGAGGGGCACCATGGCTGA
- a CDS encoding glycosyltransferase family 2 protein, producing the protein MAATLDGLRQHFDRIVVIDDCSRDETAAIARARGAHVLRHPVNLGQGASLQTGIEYVLAQGAGSIVTFDADGQHDPADAAAMLGHLALGEFDVVLASRNLGRTEGMPRVRAAMLRLAVAYTRWSTGLRVSDTHNGLRVFSRAAASKLHLRQNRMAHASEILDYIARSKLRYVEYGCTLRYTQYSRSKGQSSMAAFRILFDIAVRKFQR; encoded by the coding sequence GTGGCCGCCACGCTCGACGGACTGCGCCAGCATTTTGATCGGATCGTCGTGATCGACGACTGCTCTCGCGACGAGACCGCGGCCATCGCCCGCGCCCGCGGCGCCCATGTGCTCCGCCATCCCGTCAACCTGGGCCAGGGCGCGTCGCTGCAGACGGGCATTGAATATGTCCTCGCGCAAGGCGCCGGCAGCATCGTCACCTTCGACGCGGACGGGCAGCACGATCCGGCGGATGCCGCAGCCATGCTCGGCCACCTCGCGCTGGGCGAGTTCGACGTCGTGCTCGCCTCGCGCAATCTCGGGCGGACCGAGGGCATGCCCCGCGTGCGGGCGGCGATGCTCAGGCTCGCCGTCGCCTACACGCGCTGGAGCACGGGATTGAGGGTCAGCGACACCCATAACGGCTTGCGCGTCTTCAGCCGCGCGGCGGCGAGCAAGCTCCACCTTCGCCAGAATCGCATGGCCCACGCCTCCGAGATCCTCGATTACATCGCGCGATCGAAGCTGCGCTATGTCGAATACGGCTGCACGCTGCGCTATACGCAATATTCCAGATCGAAGGGCCAGAGCAGCATGGCGGCGTTCCGGATTCTCTTCGATATCGCGGTCCGGAAGTTCCAGCGATGA
- a CDS encoding DUF2304 domain-containing protein: MIKVVLIAGFLLLIVYALSQRARSRALSAAMTALSVGGMVLVLFPELSSSLAEMLGVGRGTDLVFYCFILFVLTAIFHIHLRMRELSDTSTILARKIALMSAEVPPEPPRANGREGANPR, from the coding sequence ATGATCAAGGTCGTTCTGATTGCGGGCTTCCTGCTTCTTATTGTCTACGCCCTGTCGCAGAGGGCGCGATCGCGCGCGCTTTCCGCGGCGATGACCGCGCTGTCGGTTGGCGGCATGGTTCTCGTGCTGTTTCCGGAGCTCTCGTCATCGCTTGCGGAGATGCTCGGCGTGGGCCGTGGCACGGATCTCGTTTTCTACTGTTTCATTCTGTTCGTGCTCACGGCCATATTCCACATTCATCTGCGGATGCGCGAATTGTCGGATACGTCCACCATACTGGCGCGCAAGATCGCCCTGATGAGTGCCGAGGTGCCGCCCGAGCCGCCCCGGGCGAACGGCCGCGAGGGCGCCAACCCGCGGTGA
- a CDS encoding rhamnosyltransferase WsaF family glycosyltransferase yields MPALLFYARPEAHALRNLFSVGVLALRTCASRGIITPRWQLTGIGSTTYYKLEIGRGIYLNGLPKLAPDEYRRKVQDYSVGLSLMATPHPGVVHFEWAAAGLATVVNTTPERAPAFFHARSPNLVPAQPTVAGIADAIEQAAKRTGGLEPPSAAISGYPTSWNQAFDAAFMDQAMKLIARC; encoded by the coding sequence ATACCGGCGCTCCTCTTCTACGCGCGACCGGAGGCGCACGCCCTGCGGAACCTGTTCTCGGTCGGCGTCCTCGCGCTCAGAACCTGTGCCAGCAGGGGCATCATAACGCCGCGATGGCAGCTCACGGGCATCGGATCGACCACCTACTACAAGCTCGAGATCGGGCGCGGAATTTACCTCAACGGCCTGCCGAAGCTGGCGCCGGACGAATACCGGCGCAAGGTGCAGGATTACAGCGTCGGCCTCTCGCTGATGGCGACCCCGCACCCGGGCGTCGTGCATTTCGAATGGGCCGCGGCGGGTCTCGCCACGGTCGTAAACACCACGCCGGAACGCGCCCCGGCCTTCTTTCATGCCCGCAGCCCGAATCTGGTTCCCGCCCAGCCCACCGTTGCCGGCATCGCCGACGCCATCGAACAAGCGGCGAAGCGGACCGGCGGGCTGGAGCCGCCATCAGCGGCGATATCCGGCTATCCGACGTCGTGGAACCAGGCCTTCGACGCGGCCTTCATGGACCAGGCGATGAAACTGATCGCGCGATGCTGA
- a CDS encoding class I SAM-dependent methyltransferase, giving the protein MRPKPLGFSPEDISRFDDAQRLFFARAVTTVLDHLPRFEVDDAFAARSAGDTTEELFIFVGLEWVEFLISHCRLLPDHAVLEIGSGAGRIALPLSRYLLPSGLYFGLEADQQLVDFCTATIPSSNFTFDHFTEMRGTPDQATSADSNTAKFPYPDQFFDVVFASSVFSRLPLDEAILCLREITRVLKPGGRALLSAFAITRDLAPRNGSGITERLGHGDGDYMFRFKAGGGGFYTRCGDDGLSKKRYPGEDPAGLPVAFDKEAFVDLIRAAGLIFIAHLPGAWSRHEYRNGYHDIFLVERS; this is encoded by the coding sequence ATGCGCCCAAAGCCGCTCGGATTTTCGCCTGAAGACATATCCCGCTTCGACGATGCCCAAAGGCTTTTTTTTGCTCGCGCGGTGACGACAGTGCTCGACCACCTGCCGCGATTCGAAGTCGATGATGCATTCGCCGCCCGCTCTGCGGGAGACACCACCGAGGAACTGTTCATCTTTGTCGGTCTTGAGTGGGTCGAATTCCTGATTTCCCATTGCCGGCTGCTTCCGGATCATGCCGTTCTTGAAATCGGCAGCGGCGCCGGCCGAATAGCGCTGCCGCTCTCGCGGTACCTGCTGCCCTCCGGCCTTTATTTCGGCCTTGAAGCCGACCAGCAACTGGTCGATTTTTGCACGGCCACCATACCGTCCTCGAATTTCACGTTCGATCATTTCACCGAGATGAGGGGCACGCCGGACCAGGCGACATCGGCCGATTCGAATACCGCGAAATTCCCTTATCCAGATCAATTTTTCGACGTCGTCTTCGCCTCCTCCGTATTCTCCCGGCTGCCCCTGGATGAAGCCATCCTGTGCCTGAGGGAGATCACGCGCGTTCTCAAGCCTGGCGGGCGGGCGCTGCTCTCCGCATTCGCGATCACCCGCGATCTCGCGCCTCGAAACGGTTCCGGAATCACCGAAAGGCTGGGGCACGGAGATGGAGACTACATGTTTCGGTTCAAGGCCGGCGGCGGCGGGTTCTACACGCGATGCGGCGACGACGGCTTGTCCAAGAAACGCTATCCCGGCGAGGATCCCGCGGGACTTCCCGTCGCCTTCGACAAGGAGGCCTTTGTTGATCTGATCAGGGCCGCGGGACTGATCTTCATAGCCCACCTGCCCGGGGCATGGAGCCGCCACGAATACCGGAACGGATATCACGACATCTTTCTGGTTGAAAGATCATAA
- a CDS encoding DUF7657 domain-containing protein, which yields MLLLGVIYVSQALTPSSYGQVLTHIGADKDGLVFGEPRDIRTDEYLVLTPFIQMALRSGFQRHETISPYGQDLRNYYALPLLDWALPFKPQLWAFFFADPAFAYSAYHFALIAAFLFGYAILARQLGAQPNVASAAAVILLGSHFTQFWWSSNAATFALAPWIPVVYLARWPWLLRSAILFYVATVWVLSLVYPPFIISATFAFFILLVAFRPDSLDWRRVALAVLVACGAMATVWAYYGDVAAVMRDTIYPGRREFSGGGMPWLMAVAHLFPYLNLLQFDSLIPDANPCEVGVVSSFLPLSLLVFADHRALGRWIAHHPRAAIVPALGLGLTLCWMMLPVPVELGRLLLWNIIPPTRLLWGAGLILTLGLAVIGSQVPWRINAPRVGVFCALVLAAWLFSKIVVAGVMFPRPDRAVPLMLARAIFDWIIIVPVLGLLLVRTCARVPASANARGPLLAVVAATGLFTFGGFNPLQSAGPIFADHDTPYVRALRMLADAPPHRMAVVEGPVGGMINGLGISALNTVLWKPQVAFFAARLPEMAPDDLRFAFNRYAQIVPMATPDVSVPRMDAVFVPIQRFGTGLPVEIAAECRPAGGAAGDLAEGGVMDAMAATQTAAGRVRVVIRGWAVLENWSAGQRLAVCLQPGQPAPMRILAASAVRVPRLDVATYFKDDALALSGFLLELNIAADPPAQAFPLTALALVSHDPARGGHRLRQLP from the coding sequence GTGCTGCTGCTGGGGGTGATCTATGTGAGCCAGGCCCTGACCCCCTCGAGCTATGGGCAGGTCCTGACCCACATCGGCGCCGACAAGGACGGGCTGGTGTTCGGCGAGCCGCGCGACATCCGGACCGATGAATATCTGGTCCTGACGCCGTTCATCCAGATGGCTTTGCGCAGCGGCTTTCAGCGACACGAGACCATCTCTCCCTACGGGCAGGATCTGCGCAACTACTATGCCCTGCCCCTGCTCGACTGGGCGCTGCCCTTCAAGCCTCAGCTCTGGGCCTTCTTCTTCGCCGACCCGGCGTTCGCCTATTCGGCGTACCACTTTGCACTGATCGCCGCCTTTCTGTTCGGATACGCCATCCTCGCGCGGCAGCTCGGGGCGCAGCCGAACGTCGCATCGGCGGCCGCCGTCATCTTGCTCGGGTCCCATTTCACCCAATTCTGGTGGAGCTCCAACGCCGCCACCTTTGCCCTCGCTCCCTGGATTCCGGTGGTCTACCTGGCCCGCTGGCCCTGGCTCCTGCGGTCCGCGATCTTGTTTTATGTCGCGACGGTGTGGGTTCTGTCTCTCGTCTATCCCCCGTTCATCATCTCCGCGACTTTCGCTTTCTTTATTCTTCTCGTGGCATTCCGGCCGGATAGCCTGGACTGGCGCCGCGTGGCCCTGGCGGTGCTGGTCGCGTGCGGCGCGATGGCGACCGTCTGGGCCTATTACGGCGATGTCGCCGCCGTCATGCGCGACACCATCTATCCCGGCCGTCGCGAATTTTCCGGCGGCGGCATGCCGTGGCTCATGGCCGTGGCCCACCTGTTCCCCTACCTCAATCTCCTGCAGTTCGATTCTCTCATTCCCGACGCCAACCCGTGCGAGGTTGGCGTCGTCAGCAGCTTTCTGCCGCTCTCGCTCCTGGTATTTGCAGATCACCGCGCCCTGGGGCGCTGGATCGCGCACCATCCCCGCGCCGCCATCGTCCCGGCGCTCGGCCTCGGGCTGACATTGTGCTGGATGATGCTCCCGGTGCCCGTCGAGCTGGGCCGGCTGCTGCTCTGGAACATCATTCCCCCGACCCGGCTGCTGTGGGGCGCCGGGCTGATCCTGACGCTGGGCCTTGCCGTCATCGGGTCGCAGGTGCCCTGGCGCATCAATGCCCCGCGGGTGGGCGTGTTCTGCGCCCTGGTGCTCGCCGCCTGGCTGTTCTCGAAGATCGTGGTCGCCGGCGTGATGTTCCCGCGGCCCGACCGGGCGGTGCCCCTCATGCTGGCGCGCGCGATATTCGACTGGATCATCATCGTTCCGGTCCTCGGCCTTCTGCTGGTGAGGACGTGCGCGCGGGTCCCCGCGTCCGCCAACGCGCGCGGACCGCTGCTGGCCGTCGTCGCCGCCACCGGCCTCTTCACCTTCGGCGGCTTCAACCCGCTGCAATCCGCAGGGCCGATCTTCGCCGATCACGACACGCCCTACGTGCGGGCGCTTCGGATGCTCGCCGACGCTCCCCCGCACCGGATGGCCGTGGTCGAAGGCCCCGTCGGCGGGATGATCAACGGCCTCGGCATTTCCGCCTTGAACACTGTTCTGTGGAAGCCGCAGGTCGCCTTCTTCGCGGCGCGGCTTCCGGAGATGGCGCCGGACGACCTGCGCTTCGCCTTCAACCGATATGCGCAGATCGTCCCCATGGCGACGCCGGACGTGAGCGTTCCCAGGATGGACGCGGTCTTCGTGCCGATCCAGCGCTTCGGCACCGGCCTGCCGGTGGAGATCGCCGCGGAATGCCGCCCGGCCGGGGGCGCCGCCGGGGACCTCGCCGAAGGCGGCGTCATGGACGCCATGGCGGCGACGCAGACCGCGGCCGGCCGGGTGCGGGTGGTCATCCGCGGTTGGGCCGTGCTGGAAAACTGGTCGGCCGGACAACGGCTCGCCGTCTGCCTGCAGCCGGGGCAACCCGCGCCCATGCGCATCCTGGCGGCCAGCGCCGTTCGCGTTCCCCGGCTCGATGTGGCCACCTACTTCAAGGACGATGCGCTTGCTTTGTCCGGGTTTCTGCTGGAGCTCAACATCGCCGCCGATCCGCCCGCGCAGGCCTTCCCCCTCACCGCGCTCGCCCTCGTCTCCCATGATCCGGCACGCGGCGGGCACCGGCTCCGCCAGCTCCCATGA
- a CDS encoding EamA family transporter: MDHLKALTFVGIAALLAIGQILFKLAASTLPENAFSTIGSALSAARNGYLVSGLALYAFTTVFWVLSLRDTDLSRAYPFMALAYVFVPLASVFVLGERTTPVLWLGYAFVIAGVLIVAWGGA, encoded by the coding sequence ATGGACCATCTGAAGGCGCTGACATTCGTCGGCATCGCGGCTCTTCTGGCGATTGGGCAAATCCTCTTCAAGCTTGCGGCCAGCACACTGCCGGAAAATGCGTTTTCGACCATCGGCTCGGCTCTCTCCGCCGCCCGGAATGGATATCTTGTTTCCGGACTTGCCCTCTACGCATTTACCACCGTCTTTTGGGTTTTATCGCTCAGGGATACCGACCTGAGCCGCGCCTATCCGTTCATGGCGCTCGCTTACGTCTTCGTGCCGCTCGCGAGCGTCTTCGTTCTGGGCGAGCGGACGACCCCGGTCCTGTGGCTCGGATATGCCTTCGTGATCGCGGGCGTCCTCATCGTCGCGTGGGGTGGAGCGTGA